In Patescibacteria group bacterium, the genomic stretch GCCTTGCCAGACCTGAAAGGCGATAGCGCCGAGTAGACCGATGAATGGCGCCAACCAAAAGACGATAATCGTGGCTTTGTCGGCGCTTTTGTAGACGGGCGGAGTGGTCGAGATTTCAGTGTTCATAGGTGGAAAAGGGCAAAACCGGTGTCGATTATAGCACGCAGTTGACGAAAATCCCGAAAGTTGTAGCATTATCAGCAGTCGGTCAACCCTTAACCTTGGAGGTTCAAATGAAGTTCATTAAATCGGCCAGTGCGCCCCTTCGTCACCTGTGGAATGGAGTCGAGGTCTTCGGTGGCCTCGTAATCTGGTTGGTAATCGTGGCCGTGGTGAGCGCAATTTTCTCCTGCGTCATCGGCGGCCTTACCGCCATCGCAATGCTCTTCCTGCCCCACCTCTTGTCGGGCACGACCGTGCTGATCGTCGCCAAGTGGACATTCGGCATCGTCGCGGTCGTCTGCGCAATCGTCACCGCATACCTCGATTGGATCAGTGAGGACATGGAGAGACCAGAAGAACGCTTGGAGGGTGGCTTTCTGTGACGCATCGGATCAACTCTAGTTCTGGAACACCCAGTCGGCACTCGTCCTCGACGACTGCCGTTTTTTATTTTCTCCGCGTCGCGTATTCGCGCCGTTCGCGCACTCTTACTTATTCAACATCTTCTTCAAATACTTGCCTGTGTACGACTTCGCGTTATTCGCCACTTCTTCGGGAGTACCTTTGGCGACAAGCTTGCCGCCGCCAGAGCCGCCTTCAGGGCCGATGTCGATGACGTAGTCGGAAGATTTAATAATATCGAGATTGTGTTCGATGACCATGACGGTGTTCCCTTTCACGACGAGCTTCTGAAGAATCTCGATGAGCTTCTTCACATCTTCGTAGTGCAGACCGATGGACGGTTCGTCGAGCAAGTAAATAGTCTTCTGCATGTGCGGACGATAGAGCTCGGAAGAAATCTTCACGCGCTGCGCTTCACCGCCGGAAAGAGTGGTGGCCGATTGACCGAGCTGGAGATATCCGAGCCCCACTTCTTGCAACGTTTCGAGACGATCCGCGATCGAAGGGATGTCGTGAAAAAACTCTAGAGCCTCGTCGATAGTCATAGTGAGCACGTCGTAGATCGACTTCTTTTTGTATTTGACCTCGAGGGTTTCTTTCATGAAACGCTTGCCGTTGCAGACATCGCAGGGGACGTAGACGGTCGGGAGGAAGTGCATTTCCACGGCGATTTCGCCGTTGCCCTGACAGACTTCGCAGCGACCGCCCTTCACGTTGAAAGAAAAACGGTTGGCTTTCCAGCCGCGAGCACGGGCTTCCGTGCTCGCGGCGAAAAGGTCGCGGATGAAAGTGAAGGCGCCGGTGTACGTCGCAGGATTCGAACGCGGGGTGCGACCGATTGGCGATTGGTCGATGAGAATGGTGCGGCCGATATATTCAGTGCCGGTGAAGGACGAGCAATTGTATGTTTCGTTGCTGCGGTACTTTCGCTCAAAACGCGCCTGGAGATTTTTGTGGATGACCTCATACATGAGTGACGACTTTCCGGAACCCGACACGCCAGTCACCGTCACCAATCGGCTGAGTGGCACATCCACGTCCATACCTTTGATATTGAAAATGTTCGCATTGCGGATCTTCAGCATGCCCTTGTCCTGGGTACGCCGTTCTTCAGGAATCTCAATCGCCACGTCGCCACGGAGATAATCGAGGGTCACCGAGCCGCTCGTATTTTTCTTCGCAGTGAGAAGCTCGTCGAGATATCCCGACACCACGACTTCGCCGCCATGCACGCCAGCCTTTGGCCCGATGTCCACAATGTAATCGGAGGAATAAATCGTGTCTTCGTCATGCTCCACCACGATGATAGTGTTGCCGATATCGCGCAGATGGAGCAGGGTTTTGATGAGGCGATCGTTGTCACGTGAATGCAAACCAATGGTCGGCTCGTCGAGCACGTACATAGCGCCGACCAGACCGGAACCCAGCTGCGACGCGAGACGAATACGCTGCGCCTCACCACCAGACAGCGTATGGGCGCGTCGGTCGAGCGAAAGATATTCGATACCCACGTTGATCATAAATTGCAGACGCGCGTCGATCTCCTTCACGATCACTTTGCAAATGCTTTTTTCATTTGCCGTGAGAGTCTTGGTGAATCGTCTGAAAAAGAGGTCGCAATCGGTGATCGACATTGCGACGATATCGACGATGTTTTTGCCACCGTGTCGCACGCCATTTTTGTCGAGTTCCCCGCCGAGCAAAATATGCAAAGCCTCTTCGCGCAGACGCGCGCCGTTGCACTTGGTACAGGTCTCTTCACCGAAAAATTCCTTGGTGCCGAGGCCGTTACATTCCGGACACGCGCCATATGGCGAGTTGAAAGAAAACATGCGTGGCTCGATCTCGGGATATGAGAAGCCGTCGTATGGACAGAGGAATTTCGCCGAGATGAGGCGCTCTTCGATACCGTCCTGGAGGATAACAGTGCCCGATGGTCCACGCTCACCTGCCTTCGCCTCAGGGTTTGGCAGCTCGATTTTAAGCAGGCCATTGGCTTCTGCAAGTGCACGCTCAACAGACTCTGAAAGGCGCTCGTGCCAGATCTCTTTCACCTCCCCCTTTTCAGTTTTGCCTGTTGATTTCCCAAATTCGCTCACGAAAAATTCGTCGACAAGGACGTCGATATCGTGCTTCTTGTTTTTATCGAGGACGATCTGCTCGCGGAGTTTTTTGACGACACCGTCGATCTTCACCTCGCTGTACCCTTTGCCGAGGAGATCGTAGAGCATCTGATAATATTCGCCCTTGCGACCGACGACGACGGGCGCGTAGATTTTCACTTTCAGATTATTCACGGCCACGCCCATCACTTTTTTGGTCGCCTTGGAGAGGTCGACAGTCTCGACATGTTCGACGATGGTCTTCACGATCTCTTCATGCGATAGCTTTTTGATCTCACGGCTGCATTCCGGGCAGTGCGGCTTGCCGATACGTGCGTACAAGATACGGAGATAGTCGTAGATTTCGGTGATAGTGGCCACGGTCGAGCGCGGATTGTTCGAGCGTGACTTTTGGTCAATAGAAATGGCTGGCGAAAGACCAACGATCTCGTCGACATCGGGCTTCTGCATGGTGTGGAGAAATTGACGGGCGTATGCGGAGAGCGACTCAACATAGCGGCGCTGTCCTTCGGCGAAAATAGTATCGAATGCGAGCGATGATTTTCCCGAGCCAGAGAGACCGGTAAAAACAACCATTTTGTTGCGTGGCATCTCTACCGTGATATTTTTCAGATTGTGAGTACGCGCGCCCTTCACGATGATCGCGAGATCACCGCGGGAAGTGGTTGGAGATGCCGGAAGCGGCACGTGAGTGAGGCCCTTGGCGCCTTTCCCTGCCTCAATTTTTTCGTCTTTTTTCATATAAACGTATGCGCCAATTGCCCCGTGGTCTGGCCATGGGGGTTGGTACGACCGCCACACTATATCACGCAGGCAGGCGCGGTGGCAAGAAATGTGAGAATAGGTGCGCAAAGAGAGCCCCAAAGAAGCGACGGCGAGGGTGGGTGGCGAAGCAAAAAAGAGTAGGGCGGATTTTTCATACTTTTTCATACATCTTCATACAAAGTATGAAAAATCCGCAGGTACTCGAAATTGGCGGCGGACACCTCCCCTCAGCCTGCCTTCGGTCAATTCGGACACTGCCGACCCCTACTTGATCGCCCCTTCGGCGATGAGCAGCGCCACTTTCCTTTCGTGGCCGCGGTTGTAGTGGCCGAGCTTGCGGGCGATCACTTTCGAATCAGCGGAAACGAGTTTGTTGGTGCCCAGCACAAATGCCGAGCTCGGCACGACACGATGACACGGAATTGCCGGATCATAATTGCGCTTCATGATGCTGCCGACAGCGCGAGCGGCATTCGGCTTCCCCGCCTTGCGCGCGACCATTTGATACGAGAGGATCCGACCCTTTGGGATGGCTCGAACGACTTTTAAAACTTTTTTGCTAAAACTAGAGACCATTTGCACCACGAGTACTGATACCGAGAATCGAAGTCTTCACCACATTGGCAATTTTTCGAGCGTCCTCGATCGAAAGACCTTGGATAGTGATCCCCATCGGTGCAGTTTCTTGGCCTTTGGAATTCGCGATCACGACTTGAGTCGCATCGAGGATCGTCACGTTGGCAAGACCGAATATACGATTGATGATGCCCTGACTCACGCTCACATCCTGCACCGACGTATACGGCATGTGTCGTTCATTCAGACTAAAGACGCCGTCCTTGTAGTAAATATAGTCTTCCAAAAAATCAAACCGATAATTGCCTTTCCAAATAGCCAACGTGATGAGACGCCAGATAGTGAGGACAACAAAAATGCCGATGCCGAGATACAGGTTCACCACGGTCAATTCCGTGTTCTTTCCGCCCCACCACAATCCGAAAATCACCGACATGAAGATGTTGCTGAGCACGATGCCGAGCATCGATACCCAATACCACTTGGTCGTGAGAGGATACTGCTCATTCGAGATCTTTTCCGAGAGAGTTAGTTTTTTCGTAGCCGGCTGAGCCGCTGCTGCCATAGTGCCGGTCTGCGCCGTAGCTGAAGATGTGCTGCCGACAGCACCGCCACGAATAGAATTGAGTAAGAATGTTTTTAGACCTTCTGCTGCTGCTTTTTCTACACCATCAATATGTGCCTCAATACCAGAAGAGACAGTCGCACTTGCAATATGCACATCATACAAACCAATGAAACGATCGAGAAGGTCCTGATCAACATACACATCTTGAATCTTCTGATATTGCACATGGATTTCGGTTGGGGTGAAGACATTTTTCTTAATCGTCAAGAAATCTTTGTCGGCAGAGTAATAATATCGCTTGATGTAGGTTTTGAAATACCAAGCATAGAGGCCCATTACAACAAGAAAGAACAAAAGGAAAAATCCGACAGCAATAGCCACAGAGCCGATCCAAGCATTATCCGATACCCCATCTCCAGAGGAAGCGATGACAAAAAGGACCACTCCCACAACCGCACTGAAGAGGACACTGAGAAGAAAGACAGAGATCGCCTTCTCCAACATTTTCTTCATAAACTTCTTTGAGGCGCTCAGCGGAAATTGAGTCTGCAGACTTGATGGATTCATGCGTATGTTGGTTGTGTTTGATTGAATATGAACAAAATAATACCACGCAATGAGCCTTTCTGGCAACGAGACGGGCCTCAGCAAAAATAAAACGCCGGAGCTCCTCGAAGGAACTCCGGCTGCCGATCAGCGCAGTGCTGTTGCAGGCGCGATTGCGATGATCGACTTGTTTCGCGGCAATGAGGACGGGGCGCTAACACCGCATGTGACGGGCCGTGCCACGGAAACCGTGGGGCCGATGGGAGCTGGGACCGTTATAGTTACGGCCGACGATGACCCGGTCCGAACCGCGATTCGGACTAGGGGTCGGTTCTCCCGCGGTGTGCGCTGTCCTTTGCCGGATTCTCAGCCGGGTATCTAATCCGGCGATTTGAGGCGGCCTTGCGGCGAATCCTCAGTCTCGATATCTACGCTTCGGAGCTTTCCAGCCCTGTCTGCTACACCGAGACGCTAGTATGTAGCGTAGCATGTTGTTTCGACTCCTGCCAGTGTTTCAGCTCTTCTCGGCGGGTGCGGTAGTCCGGGATTGCCAGTGCCACCAAAGCCCAAAACGCCGGCGAATGGTTGAATTGCCCGAGATGACAGAGCTCGTGCACGATGAGATAGTCGGCGAGCCGTGGCGGCAGGAGCGCGAGCTTGTAGCTAAAGTTGAGATTGCCCTTGCGCGAGCAACTCCCCCAGCGAGTGCGTTGGTTGCGAATGCTGACGCGGCAGTAGGTGAAGATGTGCGGCGGAGTGAGTGCGGCATAGAAACGTGCAAAATGTTCGAGCCGTGCATGCGCGATGCCCCGAGCGGCTTCTTTGTGCAGTGCGAAAGCGCGGCGACTGGTAAGAGAAGCTGGGCGGCGGGTACGGCGAA encodes the following:
- the uvrA gene encoding excinuclease ABC subunit UvrA, translated to MKKDEKIEAGKGAKGLTHVPLPASPTTSRGDLAIIVKGARTHNLKNITVEMPRNKMVVFTGLSGSGKSSLAFDTIFAEGQRRYVESLSAYARQFLHTMQKPDVDEIVGLSPAISIDQKSRSNNPRSTVATITEIYDYLRILYARIGKPHCPECSREIKKLSHEEIVKTIVEHVETVDLSKATKKVMGVAVNNLKVKIYAPVVVGRKGEYYQMLYDLLGKGYSEVKIDGVVKKLREQIVLDKNKKHDIDVLVDEFFVSEFGKSTGKTEKGEVKEIWHERLSESVERALAEANGLLKIELPNPEAKAGERGPSGTVILQDGIEERLISAKFLCPYDGFSYPEIEPRMFSFNSPYGACPECNGLGTKEFFGEETCTKCNGARLREEALHILLGGELDKNGVRHGGKNIVDIVAMSITDCDLFFRRFTKTLTANEKSICKVIVKEIDARLQFMINVGIEYLSLDRRAHTLSGGEAQRIRLASQLGSGLVGAMYVLDEPTIGLHSRDNDRLIKTLLHLRDIGNTIIVVEHDEDTIYSSDYIVDIGPKAGVHGGEVVVSGYLDELLTAKKNTSGSVTLDYLRGDVAIEIPEERRTQDKGMLKIRNANIFNIKGMDVDVPLSRLVTVTGVSGSGKSSLMYEVIHKNLQARFERKYRSNETYNCSSFTGTEYIGRTILIDQSPIGRTPRSNPATYTGAFTFIRDLFAASTEARARGWKANRFSFNVKGGRCEVCQGNGEIAVEMHFLPTVYVPCDVCNGKRFMKETLEVKYKKKSIYDVLTMTIDEALEFFHDIPSIADRLETLQEVGLGYLQLGQSATTLSGGEAQRVKISSELYRPHMQKTIYLLDEPSIGLHYEDVKKLIEILQKLVVKGNTVMVIEHNLDIIKSSDYVIDIGPEGGSGGGKLVAKGTPEEVANNAKSYTGKYLKKMLNK
- a CDS encoding MGMT family protein, which gives rise to MVSSFSKKVLKVVRAIPKGRILSYQMVARKAGKPNAARAVGSIMKRNYDPAIPCHRVVPSSAFVLGTNKLVSADSKVIARKLGHYNRGHERKVALLIAEGAIK
- a CDS encoding PH domain-containing protein — encoded protein: MNPSSLQTQFPLSASKKFMKKMLEKAISVFLLSVLFSAVVGVVLFVIASSGDGVSDNAWIGSVAIAVGFFLLFFLVVMGLYAWYFKTYIKRYYYSADKDFLTIKKNVFTPTEIHVQYQKIQDVYVDQDLLDRFIGLYDVHIASATVSSGIEAHIDGVEKAAAEGLKTFLLNSIRGGAVGSTSSATAQTGTMAAAAQPATKKLTLSEKISNEQYPLTTKWYWVSMLGIVLSNIFMSVIFGLWWGGKNTELTVVNLYLGIGIFVVLTIWRLITLAIWKGNYRFDFLEDYIYYKDGVFSLNERHMPYTSVQDVSVSQGIINRIFGLANVTILDATQVVIANSKGQETAPMGITIQGLSIEDARKIANVVKTSILGISTRGANGL
- a CDS encoding M48 family metallopeptidase, with the protein product MTFLKIIFKNRRVGILRRVRRHVGLRRRFRRTRRPASLTSRRAFALHKEAARGIAHARLEHFARFYAALTPPHIFTYCRVSIRNQRTRWGSCSRKGNLNFSYKLALLPPRLADYLIVHELCHLGQFNHSPAFWALVALAIPDYRTRREELKHWQESKQHATLHTSVSV